CGCACCGCCATCCGCGATGGCCGCCTCGCCGCGTCCATCGCCCAGCACCCGGCCGAGATGGGCCGCCGCGCCGTCGAGAGCGCGTGGAAGCTGCTGCACAAGCAGCCCGTCCCCGCCGAGCAGCCGGTCGCCATCGAGCTCGTGACGAAGGCGAACGCCGGCGCGCCCTAGCCTAACGCGAGCGCGAGCACGCCTAACAGCATCACCGCCGCCGCGACGAGGCGCCGCGCGACGTCGCCCTCCTTCAGGATCCGCGCGCCCATCACCGCGCCCACGAGAATGCTGATCTCGCGCGCCGGCGCGAGGTACGACACCGGCGTCGTGCGCATCGCGATCATCACGAGCAGGTAGGACAGCGGGTTCAGCACGCCGACGCCGAGCGCGGCGGCGCGGTGCCGCCGCCACGCCTCGCGCACGAGCGTTCGCCCCTTCCACGCGACCGGCGCGAGCAGCAGCACCCGCGCGAGGCTCGTCGCCCACTCCATGAGGAGCGGCGAGATCCCGCGCGTCGCCACCGCGTACTTGTCCCACACGGTGTACGCGGCGATCAGCACCCCGGTGGCCAGCCCGAACGCCACACCCGCGCGGCGCGAGCCCTCGCCATTTCCCGGCGACGCGAACAGCAGCACGCCGATCACCACGAGCAGCATGCCCGCGACGGCGACCACGCTCGGCCGCTCGCCTAACAGAACCACCGCCGCGGTCGCCGACAGCAGCGGCCCCGTGCCGCGCGCGAGCGGGTAGACGACCGACAGATCGCCGTCGCGGTAGCCGCGCTGGAGCACGAGGAAGTACGCCAGGTGCACGAGCGCGCTGCCGGCCACGAGCCCGAGATCGAGCGCACCGAGCGGCGGCGCGTCGCGCAGCACCCACAGCGCCGCGGGCGTGTACAGCGCCGCCGACAGCGCGCCGTACAGCCACACGAACGCCGGTGCGCTCGTCGTCGCGCTCACGCGCTTCGCGAGCAGGTTCCACGTCGCGTGGACGAACGCGGCGGCCAGCACGAGCGACAGCGCGGCGACGGACACGGGGCACCTCACGCGAACGAGGGGACGGCTGCGCGCGCCTGCGGCGCGCCAACCTATCCCCTCGAGCGATTTGCGCTTCGGGTGCCTGCCGCCTCGGCCGGGCGGCTTTCCGTGGCGCTCGGTCCAGCGCACGCGTTAGGCAGTTCGCCGCGCTGCCGCGTGCCGGAACCCTAGCCACCAGCCGGTTGGGTCGCCGCGAAGCTGCCGCCCTCCGCCGCGGCCGTCAAGCATCGGTCGCAGCGACCCGTCTCATCGCGCGCTACGGCACCACGGTCAGCGTCGTCGTGATCGACTGCGCGCCCGCCGTCGCCGTGACCGTCACCGTGACCGGCGACGTCGTCGCCGCGGTCGTGAACGTGAGCGAGCGGACCTGCGGCGGCACGGGCACCGTCGTCGTCGCGGGCACGGTCACGAGTTGCGGGTGGTCGCTCGTTAGGCTCACCGTCACCGGCGCCGTCACGCCGCTCGATGCGGTCAGCGTCGCGATCGCGTTCAGCCCACCCGTCACCGTCGTCGGGCGCACCGTGAACGACGCGAGCGGCGGCGGCGG
This DNA window, taken from Gemmatirosa kalamazoonensis, encodes the following:
- a CDS encoding DMT family transporter — encoded protein: MSVAALSLVLAAAFVHATWNLLAKRVSATTSAPAFVWLYGALSAALYTPAALWVLRDAPPLGALDLGLVAGSALVHLAYFLVLQRGYRDGDLSVVYPLARGTGPLLSATAAVVLLGERPSVVAVAGMLLVVIGVLLFASPGNGEGSRRAGVAFGLATGVLIAAYTVWDKYAVATRGISPLLMEWATSLARVLLLAPVAWKGRTLVREAWRRHRAAALGVGVLNPLSYLLVMIAMRTTPVSYLAPAREISILVGAVMGARILKEGDVARRLVAAAVMLLGVLALALG